acaaactttctgGGTGACTTCTTtgtatgcaaaatgaaatgtatgTTGTTTGGTGCCCAGAATCATTCTGTTTAGATTCAACATGTGAAACTGGATATATTGCAGCCTCTTGCACATGCTGAGCCACActtgtgaatatttcactgctgtttataaaacaacaaaaaaatcagcctgGTCTCTAAGGCAACGGCATACtactaaaatacagaaataattgctGTTTGAATTTGCACTGAAGATTGCTATGACTCTGGGATAATAGCCTAATGGCGACTGAAAAAgaactggaatattttttcctgactcAGCTCTCTGTAGCAGATTGCTCAATACTATTGACTagtcaaaatgcaaaatttaaatgGCTTTAACTTCCACATAATAGTTGCAAAAAATGCTATCCCTGCTGATTCGAGGAGTGCAGGGGAGAAAGACGAGATCTCAGAGACAACAGAAGATGCCTTttgtggtattaaaaaaaatacaaaacagagaGACAGATTTCAGTGAAGTGAGGAACCATTTTGAGTTCTTAAATTAAAGACAAGAAACACAATATCCTACATTTGATATGTTGTTATCCTAAGTATAGATGCCTGTCATCCTTTTCCTCTTATGCTGAAAGTACCATGAAACCAGAGAACTTAACCACAAAGTCACATTTGTGCAGAGCCTAGACTTGTAATGCTTCTCCTATGAAACACGAATATGGAAGAAGCTGACATTCAGCTCTTCAGAGGAGATTTTATACATCTTGGTAGTCAAGTCCTCTCCTTAACTTCAGTAATTtaactgattttcttcttttttttttcttttcttattagACTGCTCAGATTGGAACACACATGTTCACATTTACTTACTGAGAAATGTGGGCTCAAAGGTTGGCCAccttttcactgctgtttcagCTTGTAACCCACTTTTACAGGCAGGCTTGCAGACTGAAGTGGGGAAGGCTGTAACTTCTTCATGGATCACACTTGCTACAGCCAGCCAGGACCCTCCTGCCTCTTGGTATTTAAACAAGGTGTTTGTTCAGTAGCTGGAGCTAGGGATCAATGAGTTGTGTCAACTGGAACCTCGGACTTCGCCTTTCCAGTGGTGTAGAAGTGCAATGTATGCCAATGCAGGCCAAAGTGCATTACAGTGCTGAATGGTGAATGCCAAAGATATAAACAGCACTCTCcagcaaaaaaatccctaaccacttttattttcttgcagagCTTGATGAAGAGTGGCAAAGACTTGATGAAAATGTTGCCCATGTCCCCTTCTTTGTGGAGCGCTACTCTGAGGCTGAAATGATTAAAAGGTCACAGATGTTTTATGAGCTTCTTAATAAGAGGCGGTCTGTCAGGTTTCTCAGTGATGAGCCGGTCCCCAGGGAGGTTATCGATAATGTCATCAGAACAGCAGGTATGGTACTGAGTGGTTCAaggtctgaaaagaaaaacaacaaaaaaaaaacccccaaaacaaaaaaaagagatcagCATTGCTGTTCAACTGTGTAAAAGTGATGTGGAAAAGCCAAGGGAATTGGCAGTTGGCTTATGGTTTTCCTAGATTCACCTGTAGCCATAATGAATGAGAACCCATTGATTGATTGGAAATTACTCAGCTTGAACAGCTATATGTCAGGGACTGGTTTGGAGCATTCCCAATTCCTTTGCATTTGCAGTGCACCCAAAAGTGAAAAAGAGCATTTCAACagcatgaaacaaaacatttcatttccaagCTTTGAAAgatattatttcaaataaaattggTGTACAGTTTAGTGAAACATCTTTCAAATAGAAATATTGAAGTGTTTTCTCTCAAAAATGTCAAACCATGTATACTTCACatgctttaaaatttcattcaTTATGATGATATTTATCATgtgtgggttttatttgttggtttttttttttttttcccccaaacaagGTGATGAAATTGTCCCAGCcatgtgaaatattttagtttaCGTAAATGGCTGGGGTTTATTACgtgaaaaaaatttcagtctagaacaaaaaatcttttccagTCCTTTCGGCATCAATGCCAGGTCCCTATTGTATATGACTGGAGAGTTATGCTGAGGACCCTGATCGAGGTTATTTGACTGAGTGTCAGaaaagaattttccttttttttttttttgagaacttgTGTTTCAAATCATTACTGTAATGTCCTGGCCTAATCTCCTCTCTGCTTTAGTAACATTGACTTCAGCCAGTAGTGGTTTTGACTCTCATTATTTCTCTTCTATGAACCAGTTGCTGTTAGTATAGAAAGCCCTTAGAGAAAAGTTCAGTAGCCTCTAGCAGGATTAATAATATAGAGATTCTGAGCAATTGATGTGCattgttttccctttaaaaactGTAAACAGCTTCGTTACTGCACTGTAACAAGGCTCCATCTTCCTCTAATTAGCTGGGAGTCATTAAGACACTGAGCATGTTTTGGCAAATGCAGCAAGGCGAACAAGCCTGGAGTGCAGATGAAGTACTTAACACTGAAAGCTTTGGGCtgtgtggaggaaaagaaaacaaagcaaagcataaaTGTCATCAGTTCTTACCCAAACCTGAGTAGGGGCAAGGTTCACgatataaacacattttaatataaaagataGTTCAAGCTGCTTATTCAGTGTTTCATAAACTGAAATCAGCACTTAGATAAGCAAATACAGTATCTGTTCAAGaccttcaaatatttttaaaatgtctgaaggGCTAGAGAGACCTGAACAGTCTCCTTAACTTATTTCTCTGTGAGTTTGTACAGATAACTATATTCTTCAGCTTCTCGCTTTCATCTGCTAGGCAGTTAAATTATTCTCCAGTGGTGTTGGTGTGTAATAATCAAGGCTGAATAAGCAAGTCCAGACATGACGTGCACACCTACATACACCAGCTGTCTTTGGGACAACAAACTCAGACTTGTATACTATATGGCAGATGTCTGCATTGTGCAGCTCCTCATCTTTGTCAGTTAGTGACAGATTCGTGCGGGTGGTCGCTTAGCCTTGTTTCCCTGAAAGCCATTAGCTTTGCCCTTCAGCTAAAACCATGTCTCATGGTTGCATATTCAGACAGTGTGTTGCTTTGGGTACAATGCTTTGCATTAACATTACTGTGTGCCTATATTGCACCATAATACTGCCTCACCATAAGAACCACAAAGgaatttttacaaatttttgCTTCCTGTAAGATGGCTGTATGAAAGGACTGATCTCTGTCATTGAACGGGACTTCACATTCTTTGAGAAACAAATGAACAGAGATTGTCTGCCAGAACTTATCTCAatccttttcttcccatctcATCAACTTGCTTTCCCATTGCTCTGTTGGTCAGTCTGAAAGCCCACAAAGAAGAGCTGATACCTCTTGCTGCACACCCTCCTTCAGCATTGTGCCAACCGGGTTTTCATCTTTCCCTGTTTTTGTATGGAGGTACTTCTCCCAGTGGAGCACACACTGAGCCCTGGACCTTTGTGGTAGTTCAAGATCCACATTTAAAACATAAGATTCGTGAGATcgtagaagaagaagaagaaatcaacTACAAAAAAAGGATGGGAGACAGATGGGTTAATGACCTGAAAAGATTCAGGTATGAAAAGGTCAATTTGCTAAGGGGTTTGAAGGGAGCTGTGTTTTGGTCTAGGAAAGACTATACTGGGAAGTTTCAGTcatgtgttgggttttgggggtttttttcattgctttcccttcgtttcaggaagaaaaaaacaagctgaaaatattcagctcaatttttaaaaccttgttttaaaaatgttctttcaagTTGGTGCTCCTTAAACTCTCCCCAGTTTTCTGGTGCTGCTCAGGAGGGCGGCTGTAAATATTTCCCACTTCCTgatcacagaaaaagaaggaaggtggGGTCAGAGACTGCCCCAGACAGAGAGTTGCCAGGGCTGCTATATTGTGGTCCTTTTGCTAATTTACAGCTGGGAAGAAGAAACTCCGGTCTGAGGAAAGCAAAGTTCCCACCCAGcaggagctgaaaaaaaaaaaaaaaaaagactatctCTATATGTTAATTCTGGCTGCCTTGTTCTAAGGGCCAGGTGAGATGCAACACCTGACAGATacccacaaaagaaaaactcacTATGCCTGTGTGCTTCAATCTTACCAGAGGAAGGATGAAATAAGTGACTCAGATGTTCAGCACACCTTTTCCTGTTGCATGGCCTTGTCTTGATTCTCAAGATGATGGGAAACTTACTGAAAGCATCAGAGTCTAGAAAACTGAAGGGATAAAAGAAGCTTGTCTTGATTTCTTctagtcttccttttccttttcttcctccctctcacTTTGAATATATTTCTAAGATtcatatttggaaagaaaaacttgaaaatatgtGTAGAATTGTGCCTTGGTGGCTGGTTCATAAAATTGCCTCCAGTAAAAGGGATTATATACTCTCCATCTTGAAACTCTTCAAAGCATTTggctccatcttttttttttttttctatgtaacCTCTGTTGCCATAACTCTTGTCCCagtttttccctgctgtttgcCAAACAATGAAGCTCCCAAAGCCATTGGGAGTTTTGCTGCTGACTGAGGTAGCCCCAAGGCTTGTCCCTATGCAAGTGCTGAATTATGCAATATTTAATTGTTCCAAATGCCCTCCAAAGTCTGACTGACTTGCTTAACCTCACACAATGGGAAGACATCTACTGAGTCTTGGCTTGTCAAATGAAGCATATGTGCAAAGCTTTATAGGGTTGATTTGCCCTTGTTTCATAATGTTGTTAATTTTCAGGTGCTTGTGTACTATGTAAATTTATGTGCTATGTAAAgaactaaaatatattttttgtattttgagtGAGAACAGTAGAAAGCACACATTTTCTTATCTAAATCCTACATCATAATTGTATATATTGTCATTAAAAGTTTGGGGACCAAATGGATTCTGACAGGGCTGAAATACCCAGAAacagaataacattttttttgctgtgagaaTATTTTTAGGTTTACACCGTAGAGAAGTTTTGAACTTTTCTGCCAGCGGTTTTCCCTGCAATCATAAAAAAGTTGGCACTGCTGGTAACAGGTGGAGCTGCAAGTCTGCAAAATTCCAGGAATTAAATAATCCCAAGGGCAAATGCTCATGAGGCCAGTTCATAGATAAGGCATCAAGAACTACCTCCTATTTTTATGCAATTCCACTCTTCGGAGTGAGCGTGTCAACTCCTCAGCCGAATCTGTTAAAATTGGGAACTCTGTTCAAGCGTTCTTTTCCcagaaatgtttctatttaaGCTGATAATACTTAATCCTTTGCAGTAAATGTTCTAAGCTTTAGTCTACTGCTATAATTGTCATGTACCATTAGTGGCACTTTGCAGACAGTAAATGTGACTTATGGGAAAGTGAAAAGGTCGCAAAATAAATGTCTTAAACATTATTCTTTTGCAGAACAAACTGGATCAAAGAGTACTTGGACACTGCTCCCTATCTGATCCTCATTTTCAAGCAGGTATATGGGCAGCTTCCGAACGGCAAAAAGAAGACTCACTATTACAATGAAATCAGTGTTTCTATTGCCTGTGGTATCCTGCTTGCTGCACTGCAGGTACATTGACAGAACCAGCACACTGGGAGTCAATATATCGGTTTGGATTATGTACCAAGACTATTCTGCCCAAATGATGGTGGAACCCAATTTAGATTTTAGCATTATCAGTCCTGTGGATCACTCCAACTCCTGGCAATATGTCTTAGTTTTGAGTTTTAAAGTTATTCTGCGCAGGCTGACACCCGAGAAGGTGATTTCTACCCTCAGTACTGgttaacaagaagaaaaatgttatgcaACATACTTCCAGAGTTGTCACTCTTCTCCTGGAACAGGCTTCATCCCCTGTGGTTTCTGCCTTATGCTAACAGGGCTGACAGGGTCTGCAGATTACCCAGGCATGGCTGTACAGTGCCACACTGGCCCCTTCTTTTCAGTAATCCCTAAAAAATGGCTTGACCCCAAATCATTTTTAGTATacaatactggaaaaaaaatcagggacaTATTTCACAGAACAGGCTGTACTATTTCAATCAGTCTTTCTGAGGCATTTCTGAAAGTGAACTGATTTCTAAGGCTCAGCATGTTTGACACCAGCCAGTTGGATTTTCTTAGTGGTTTCTCAGTGCTCAGTTCTGCATGTTGTATCTGATGTATTCACACAGGTGTTTAAATAGCGAAGCTATTTCGATTGCTAATTTGGCCTGTCAGCAGGGTAACGGCAAGGTGCCACCTCTTATATTAGGCCAATTTCCTACCAGAAACTGCTATTTCTCCTCTACGCTGTTTTGAGTGACACTTCCCTGCACACATTGCTGTTCCTTAGGAGGATCTTCAGGATGGGAAATCTGAGAAGTGAGCAGTACAGAAGCACATTGCTGGGGtgttgctgctctgcagctgcataGGGCTCTGTATTTTCCCTCCGTGGAGCTGAGAGCAAAGGGGATGCACAGGGAATGGGGCAGAACCAGCACCGTGTCACTAGTGCCTTCGAAGCAGTAGGAGTGACAAGGCTCC
This genomic interval from Pelecanus crispus isolate bPelCri1 chromosome 3, bPelCri1.pri, whole genome shotgun sequence contains the following:
- the IYD gene encoding iodotyrosine deiodinase 1, translating into MAQVLKQVTLLAGASPFWDKLLNLEGRLHISIIMALFSSLTPVFIAIVCVLIGVILKKTNGEKEKRETKSKPLSRPWVDEHLKDGTDHHLEEEELDEEWQRLDENVAHVPFFVERYSEAEMIKRSQMFYELLNKRRSVRFLSDEPVPREVIDNVIRTAGTSPSGAHTEPWTFVVVQDPHLKHKIREIVEEEEEINYKKRMGDRWVNDLKRFRTNWIKEYLDTAPYLILIFKQVYGQLPNGKKKTHYYNEISVSIACGILLAALQNVGLYTVTSTPLNCGPQLRALLQRPANEKLLLLLPVGYPKKDATVPVLTRKPLEDIMVVM